From Myotis daubentonii chromosome 7, mMyoDau2.1, whole genome shotgun sequence, a single genomic window includes:
- the EN1 gene encoding homeobox protein engrailed-1, which yields MEEQQPEPKSQRDSGLSASAVAAAPGSLSLSLSPGASGSSGSDGDSVPVSPQPAPPSPPTAPCLPPLAHHPHLPSHPPPPPPPLPPPPHLVAPAHQPQPAAQLHRTTNFFIDNILRPDFGCKKEQSPQQLLVAAAAGGGAGGGRAERDRGQTGSGRDPVHPLGTRAPGAASLLCSPDANCGPPDGSPSVAAGGTGASKAGNPAAAAAAAAAAAAVAAAAAAAAATAKPSDSGGGSGGGVGSPGAQGAKYPEHGNPAILLMGAANGGPVVKTDSQQPLVWPAWVYCTRYSDRPSSGPRTRKLKKKKNEKEDKRPRTAFTAEQLQRLKAEFQANRYITEQRRQTLAQELSLNESQIKIWFQNKRAKIKKATGIKNGLALHLMAQGLYNHSTTTVQDKDESE from the exons ATGGAAGAACAGCAGCCGGAACCTAAAAGTCAGCGCGACTCGGGCCTCAGCGCGTCGGCGGTGGCGGCGGCCCCGGGCAGCCTCAGCCTGAGCCTCAGCCCCGGCGccagcggcagcagcggcagcgaTGGAGACAGCGTGCCGGTATCCCCGCAGCCCGCGCCCCCCTCGCCGCCCACGGCGCCCTGCTTGCCGCCCCTGGCCCACCACCCGCACCTCCCctcgcaccccccgcccccgccgccgccgctgccgccgccgccgcatcTCGTGGCGCCTGCCCACCAGCCGCAGCCCGCGGCCCAGCTGCACCGCACCACCAACTTTTTCATCGACAACATCCTGAGGCCGGACTTCGGCTGCAAAAAGGAGCAGTCGCCGCAGCAGCTCCTGGTGGCGGCCGCGGCCGGAGGAGGCGCAGGAGGAGGCCGGGCGGAGCGTGACAGAGGCCAGACCGGCTCAGGTAGAGACCCTGTCCACCCGCTGGGCACGCGGGCACCAGGCGCCGCCTCGCTCCTCTGTTCCCCGGACGCAAACTGTGGCCCACCCGACGGCTCCCCGTCAGTCGCTGCCGGAGGCACGGGTGCGTCCAAGGCTGGGAACCCAGcagctgcggcggcggcggcggcggcggcagcggccgtggcagcggcggcggcggcggcagcagccaCAGCCAAGCCTTCAGACAGCGGCGGCGGCAGTGGCGGCGGCGTGGGGAGCCCGGGCGCGCAGGGTGCCAAGTATCCGGAGCACGGCAACCCAGCCATTCTGCTTATGGGCGCAGCCAACGGTGGGCCCGTGGTCAAAACGGACTCGCAGCAGCCTCTCGTGTGGCCCGCTTGGGTCTACTGCACACGCTACTCCGATCGTCCGTCCTCCG GTCCGCGCACCAGGAagctgaagaagaagaagaacgaGAAGGAGGACAAGCGGCCTCGGACGGCGTTCACCGCCGAGCAGCTGCAGAGACTCAAGGCGGAGTTCCAGGCGAACCGCTACATCACGGAGCAGCGGCGGCAGACCCTGGCCCAGGAGCTCAGTCTCAACGAGTCCCAGATCAAGATCTGGTTCCAGAACAAGCGCGCCAAGATCAAGAAAGCCACCGGCATCAAGAACGGCCTGGCACTGCACCTCATGGCGCAGGGACTGTACAACCACTCCACCACCACGGTCCAGGACAAAGACGAGAGCGAGTAA